In Erigeron canadensis isolate Cc75 chromosome 6, C_canadensis_v1, whole genome shotgun sequence, the following are encoded in one genomic region:
- the LOC122605896 gene encoding uncharacterized protein LOC122605896, with translation MDQLALMHNKSSSGARYGQLNTGVAVRDPSSMFMFGDTKLINGVSNKLVFSQAQNRSGQPTSGNSSSQFSHFQGLAFKSPGLLTKNENLQAGIFGKSSIGDKTNGSSTEDMVTLDPLEQKILFNTEDEPSGGIFESMNKAVDFPSLQSGSWSALMESAVAETSSSDGGAQEEWSGLSFQKPDVPKAEIDEDALTPSYSNNSRSPYVGLRLTPPSQRPIVNCSDPSRISKQAETSHHVSVKKEDGEQWSTQPQNRWMDVPGQQISSAICEPPCTSYTTKSRMGTASGSLSGNIEADGLLLKQVDSPPHNVISVKAALKREREHCDNKIPQITSPCYLNFAYGNDKSHPFDQLAKNLSQPHGNQKKRNSLMQHLDVPNQIRAKSKKRRYPTYERLPWHKEVAEVCSWLYDMSTAELEWVHAVGRLPEKSKEQAKGIADPLSMVHYRKRRLNITTQLMQLLFRAPAVILSEDAAAHCDSVTYHAARLALADACNLCSTSGKNITFDWSSDLDLSKTVEALIDKSKRLQDQLSRMEEGESTILEVRLDYQNLEKFSVTNRFAKFHARGELLTGDTESSGVSSSNPKVYSQRLFKVSPMPDTIPEGQKCISL, from the exons ATGGATCAGCTAGCTCTGATGCATAATAAATCATCCTCTGGGGCTCGATATGGCCAGCTAAATACTGGTGTAGCAGTTCGTGATCCATCCAGTATGTTTATGTTCGGTGACACAAAGTTGATTAATGGAGTATCGAACAAACTGGTATTTTCACAGGCTCAAAATCGATCTGGGCAGCCGACGAGTGGAAATAGTTCAAGTCAATTCTCTCATTTTCAGGGTCTGGCTTTTAAATCTCCTGGTTTGTTGACCAAAAATGAAAATCTTCAAGCAGGGATCTTTGGTAAATCCTCTATAGGTGATAAAACTAATGGTTCTTCTACTGAAGATATGGTTACTTTGGATCCACTGGAACAGAAGATTTTGTTCAACACGGAAGATGAACCCTCTGGGGGCATATTTGAAAGCATGAATAAAGCGGTTGATTTTCCTTCTCTTCAAAGTGGAAGTTGGAGTGCTCTTATGGAATCTGCAGTGGCAGAAACTTCTAGTAGTGATGGTGGGGCACAAGAAGAGTGGAGTGGATTGAGCTTTCAGAAACCAGATGTGCCTAAAGCTGAAATTGATGAGGATGCATTAACTCCGTCATACAGTAATAATTCTCGTTCACCGTATGTTGGTTTAAGGTTGACCCCCCCAAGTCAAAGACCTATTGTAAATTGTTCTGACCCGTCTCGGATCTCTAAACAAGCG GAAACATCCCATCATGTTTCGGTGAAGAAAGAAGACGGTGAACAATGGTCAACACAACCACAGAATAGATGGATGGACGTACCTGGGCAACAAATTTCTTCTGCCATTTGTGAGCCTCCTTGTACCTCATACACAACAAAAAGCAGGATGGGAACTGCTTCTGGATCACTCTCAGGAAATATAGAAGCTGATGGACTTTTGTTGAAGCAAGTAgattctccccctcataatgtaATTAGTGTGAAGGCAGCATTGAAGCGTGAAAGGGAGCACTGTGACAATAAAATCCCTCAGATAACCTCACCTTGCTATTTAAATTTTGCTTATGGAAATGATAAAAGTCATCCTTTTGATCAGTTGGCGAAAAACTTATCTCAGCCTCATGGGAATCAGAAAAAACGCAATTCTTTGATGCAA CACTTAGATGTACCTAACCAAATTAGAGCAAAATCAAAGAAGAGAAGATATCCTACTTATGAACGTCTACCGTGGCATAAAGAAGTGGCAGAAGTCTGTTCTTGGCTTTATGATATGAG CACTGCTGAACTGGAGTGGGTGCATGCTGTGGGTCGTCTGCCTGAAAAG tCGAAAGAACAGGCTAAAGGAATAGCAGATCCACTTTCTATGGTTCATTACCGAAAGAGAAGACTTAACATAACAACACAGCTTATGCAACTGTTATTTCGTGCACCAGCAGTAATTCTCTCAGAAGATGCTGCAGCACATTGTGATTCTGTGACATACCATGCTGCTAGATTAGCACTCGCTGACGCATGTAACCTATGCTC GACATCAGGGAAAAACATAACTTTTGATTGGAGTAGTGACCTGGATCTTTCAAAAACTGTAGAAGCGTTAATTGATAAATCGAAGAGGCTGCAAGACCAGTTATCAAG GATGGAGGAAGGAGAGTCGACAATTCTGGAAGTGCGGCTGGATTATCAAAACCTGGAGAAATTTTCAGTGACCAACCGTTTTGCCAAGTTTCATGCTCGAGGGGAACTGCTCACTGGTGATACAGAATCATCTGGTGTTTCTTCCTCTAATCCAAAAGTATATTCTCAGAGACTCTTTAAAGTTAGTCCAATGCCCGATACAATACCTGAAGGGCAAAAATGTATTTCTCTATGA
- the LOC122605432 gene encoding UDP-glycosyltransferase 83A1-like yields MENTHVIAIPYPAQGHVIPLMELGQHLAKNGVKVTFINTDYNHKLVTNTWSEKGLMQMVSIPDGLEPWEDRSDVGKLAQSIVQTMPAKLEELINRINEENDGKVTCLLADSCMAWAIHVAQKMGIRRASFWSASAATFASALSFQKLIDDEIINKSGVPLNDDMIQLSPSMPPIKPSNLSWACIGDLDTTKIIFDVTVQIVKAASLSEWILCNSSDHLESAAFSHFPQLTPIGPLLASNRLAEQAGHFWQEDSTCLTWLDHQEPCSVIYIAFGSYTIFDQTQFEELALGLELTNKPFLWVVRQGITKETTVTYPEGYMDRIQSRGRIVSWAPQQKVLAHPSVACFMSHCGWNSTLEGANNGVPFICWPYFADQFHNQSYICDIWKNGVGYDKNKEGIVTREEIKSKANQVLSNGTYKENALALKEKVMSDISKGGSSKKNLSDFIKWIHEIKGF; encoded by the exons ATGGAGAACACTCATGTTATAGCCATACCTTATCCAGCACAAGGTCATGTAATTCCTTTAATGGAACTTGGTCAACATTTggctaaaaatggtgttaaagtCACCTTTATAAACACAGATTATAATCACAAACTAGTAACAAACACTTGGTCAGAAAAGGGTCTGATGCAAATGGTTTCTATCCCAGATGGGCTCGAGCCATGGGAAGACAGGAGTGACGTCGGTAAGCTGGCTCAATCAATAGTCCAAACGATGCCTGCAAAGCTAGAAGAGCTCATAAACAGGAttaatgaagaaaatgatggcAAAGTTACGTGTCTTCTTGCTGATAGTTGCATGGCTTGGGCAATACATGTCGCCCAAAAGATGGGAATCCGACGAGCGTCCTTCTGGTCTGCCTCGGCTGCTACTTTTGCTTCTGCTTTGAGCTTTCAGAAGCTAATCGACGATGAAATTATAAACAAATCTG GGGTTCCTTTAAACGACGATATGATTCAATTGTCACCATCAATGCCACCCATAAAACCATCAAACCTTTCATGGGCATGTATTGGTGACTTAGACACTACAAAAATTATCTTTGATGTCACAGTACAGATTGTGAAGGCAGCTTCACTGTCAGAATGGATATTATGCAACTCAAGTGATCATCTTGAGTCTGCAGCATTTAGTCATTTCCCACAGTTGACACCAATTGGTCCACTGTTAGCAAGCAACCGGCTAGCTGAACAAGCAGGCCATTTCTGGCAAGAAGACTCCACCTGTTTGACATGGCTAGACCACCAGGAACCATGCTCAGTCATTTATATTGCTTTTGGGAGCTACACCATCTTTGACCAGACTCAATTTGAAGAATTGGCACTTGGTCTTGAACTAACCAACAAACCATTCTTATGGGTAGTCCGACAAG GTATAACCAAGGAGACTACAGTTACGTACCCAGAGGGTTATATGGACAGGATTCAGAGTCGTGGAAGAATAGTGAGCTGGGCACCACAACAGAAGGTGTTGGCTCACCCTTCAGTTGCTTGTTTCATGAGCCATTGTGGTTGGAACTCAACTTTGGAAGGTGCTAACAACGGGGTTCCATTCATATGTTGGCCGTATTTTGCTgatcaatttcataaccaaagtTACATTTGTGATATTTGGAAGAACGGTGTGGGGTATGACAAGAACAAAGAAGGAATTGTTACGCGAGAAGAGATTAAAAGCAAAGCCAACCAAGTGCTTAGCAACGGAACATACAAAGAAAACGCTTTGGCTCTAAAAGAGAAGGTTATGAGTGATATTAGTAAAGGTGGGAgctcgaaaaagaacttgagtGATTTCATCAAGTGGATTCATGAAATAAAGGGATTCTGA